In Topomyia yanbarensis strain Yona2022 chromosome 2, ASM3024719v1, whole genome shotgun sequence, one DNA window encodes the following:
- the LOC131679290 gene encoding transcription factor E2F5 — protein MELQNTGSSGKKRQQQAEDELESGVKRPEKSLAIVTVSVVDLLKKAPDGVLNLGNATQILDIRQKRRIYDVTNVLEGIGLIEKHEKNSVKWRGDSIAPDPRDVARRTRVLKHERSSLLQYEAMIDRQLAIIRQSTTNSKVDECNTSFAYVTSQDLTDVFGDRTTSLVVKDHSKQSEPVNMEQSAGALYISSTKGLPLDVRLLREPHGSCFTRPTRRANIHRRHKRHQFKRIDDHWRDKKSAIQVRQELEAKLERIAQADTTERDRLERNLNADLLLGNNVTNHSHFQPHSYLEQEDCDSNSPFVSLKLQESISYPFVLTPKEGVLDLFDMDLPSAIKLESTDTTASNDQNGPNPIMVRNKLS, from the exons ATGGAGTTGCAAAATACAGGCAGCAGCGGCAAGAAGCGCCAGCAGCAGGCAGAAGATGAACTTGAATCCGGAGTGAAACGACCGGAAAAGTCGCTGGCCATTGTGACCGTTAGTGTGGTGGACCTGCTGAAAAAAGCCCCTGATGGTGTTTTAAATTTGGGCAAT GCCACACAGATTTTGGATATACGCCAGAAGCGCCGGATTTACGATGTGACCAATGTGCTCGAGGGAATCGGCTTGATCGAGAAACACGAGAAAAACAGCGTCAAGTGGCG cGGCGATTCCATTGCACCGGATCCACGGGACGTTGCTCGGCGAACCCGTGTGCTGAAGCACGAGCGAAGCTCTTTGCTGCAGTATGAAGCGATGATCGACCGGCAGCTGGCAATCATCCGCCAGAGCACCACAAACTCAAAAGTCGATGAGTGCAACACTTCCTTCGCGTACGTCACCAGCCAAGATTTGACGGACGTTTTTGGAGATCGCACAACTAGTCTGGTGGTGAAGGACCATTCCAAACAATCCGAGCCGGTCAACATGGAACAAAGTGCGGGTGCTCTTTACATATCTTCCACCAAAGGACTCCCGCTGGATGTAAGGTTGCTTCGGGAGCCACACGGATCCTGTTTTACACGACCAACAAGGAGGGCCAACATTCATCGGAGACATAAACGACATCAGTTTAAGCGAATTGACGACCATTGGCGGGATAAGAAAAGTGCAATCCAGGTGCGACAAGAACTGGAAGCAAAACTCGAACGAATAGCGCAGGCAGACACAACCGAACGAGACCGACTAGAACGGAATCTCAATGCCGATCTGTTGCTTGGCAATAATGTAACTAATCACAGTCACTTCCAACCACATAGTTATTTGGAACAAGAGGATTGTGATTCAAATTCACCATTTGTCTCATTAAAACTGCAGGAATCCATCAGCTATCCATTTGTACTGACTCCCAAAGAGGGTGTGTTGGATCTATTTGACATGGATCTTCCGTCCGCCATTAAGCTAGAGTCCACAGACACAACCGCCTCAAATGATCAAAATGGTCCAAATCCGATCATGGttcggaacaaattgtcgtGA